AGCGGCTATGATTACATAAAAAATCACTATTGTCCGGTAAACATTTGTTGATCCCTTACAGGGAACTTGCATCAAATATTGGTATGCTGTTTTACAATACTTTATCCCTGCCTTGCCGTCAGGCTGGCGCTACGCGGAATATTCTCCGTAGGAGATTTAGTATTGTAGAGAATGTAACCCCTGTTCTTTACATACCTCGTAGAGGTTTAACAATTTTAAGCAATACAGGAGAAATTAGGTTGTTTCCCCGGACAGTAGTGATAAAAAATATTATTAGATAAACCGCTACTACCTCCAACTCTTCATTTTATACCACCGATTGGCAAATAGGAAAATAATTAGATAGCAAGGAATCAAAATCCAGTAGGCGTTTTGAGAGCCAACTAAATCGGATAGGTAGCCCCAACCCAAAGGAAGAATGGCACCACCGGCAATGGCCATGATAAGCAAGGCTGAACCCTTTTTAATAAATCGGCCAAGGCTATGAATGGAGAGCGGCCAAATTGCAGGCCACACAATGGCATTGGCAAGGCCCAATAGGGCAATAAACATAACCGAAAGAAATGGGGTACTAAATATGGCTGCAATGGTTAAAAGAATGCCCAGCACCGCTGAAATTTCGAGTGCTCGGCGTTGTGTAACCACCTTCGGTATCAGAACTATTCCCAACAGGTAGCCCACAATCATGGCGCCAAGCGTAAAGGAGGTAAACATCTTAGCCGTGCTGATGGGAATCCCCAACGAAATTCCATAGCGTATGATGGTATCGCCAGCAACTACCTCAGCACCAACGTAAAAAAACAGGGCAACCACACCCATAATGAGATGCGGAAACTGAAAGATGTTGGTTTTGCCTTCAACATCCGACCCAAGCTCGCCTTCGGGTTCGGCCTCCACCTCAGGAAGGGGTGAAAAGCGAACAAACAGTGCCAGTAATACCAATACGCCCGACATAACCAAGTATGGAGCAATCACCCGGGCTGCAAGATTATCGAGCGCAAGAGAACGGGCTGCACCATCGAGCTTTGCTAAACTGGCAACAAAGACGTCACCATCGTGAAGAATAAAGTAGGCAAGGATTAATGGGGCAACCACTCCTGCAACCTTATTGCATATACCCATAATACTAATGCGTCGAGCAGCCGTTTCTGTAGGGCCGAGAATGGTGATGTAGGGGTTGGAAGCCGTTTGAAGTATGGCCAAGCCAGTTCCCATAACAAAGAGGCCCAACAGGAATAGACCATATGTGCGGGTGTAAGCAGCAGGGATAAAGATTAAGGTGCCTACTGCCATTACCAACAGCCCTAGCATCATTCCTTTCTTAAAACCAGTTTTCTCCAGCACCCAAGATGAGGGAAGTGCCATTACAGTATAGGAGATGTAAAAGGCAAATGTTACCAGGAGTGCCTGAAAGTTGGAGAGTTCGCAGGCAATTTTAAGGTAGGGAATAAGTATGCCATTAAGCCAAGTAACAAAACCAAAGATGAAGAAGAGTAAACCGATTAGAATTATGGGGAGCGCATTGCTTCCAGCCTTTGCAGAACGATTGTTGGACATAGCAGTTACGGTTTGGCCTACAACCTAAAAACGTTACCATGTGGTTGTATGGAACACAAAGGTAAAAATTTGGCAATACCGGACAACGGCTGAACGGTTAAATGTAAGATCAGCAGCAACACTGCATCATTAGTAAAAATGCTTATGAATTCAATTCTGATGGAAAAACATGAAATGGAGAACATGAAATGGAGAACATGAAAGAGGATGCACCTTTTCCACCTAGCCAACCAAGAAAATGGCACTAACTTGCTGTTAATAGACCCTACCCGAGGCAAACGCGTAGACCTTTTCCATAAACTCCTTGCCTATTGCTCTGCTCAGGCTATTTCTAAAATCACCCTTT
This portion of the Williamwhitmania sp. genome encodes:
- a CDS encoding sugar MFS transporter, yielding MSNNRSAKAGSNALPIILIGLLFFIFGFVTWLNGILIPYLKIACELSNFQALLVTFAFYISYTVMALPSSWVLEKTGFKKGMMLGLLVMAVGTLIFIPAAYTRTYGLFLLGLFVMGTGLAILQTASNPYITILGPTETAARRISIMGICNKVAGVVAPLILAYFILHDGDVFVASLAKLDGAARSLALDNLAARVIAPYLVMSGVLVLLALFVRFSPLPEVEAEPEGELGSDVEGKTNIFQFPHLIMGVVALFFYVGAEVVAGDTIIRYGISLGIPISTAKMFTSFTLGAMIVGYLLGIVLIPKVVTQRRALEISAVLGILLTIAAIFSTPFLSVMFIALLGLANAIVWPAIWPLSIHSLGRFIKKGSALLIMAIAGGAILPLGWGYLSDLVGSQNAYWILIPCYLIIFLFANRWYKMKSWR